The following proteins come from a genomic window of Chionomys nivalis chromosome 9, mChiNiv1.1, whole genome shotgun sequence:
- the Nelfcd gene encoding negative elongation factor C/D isoform X1, with protein MAGPAPGTIMAEDYFGNAPEWGEEADGGQQQEDDSGGEDDAEVQQECLHKFSTRDYIMEPSIFNTLKRYFQAGGSPENVIQLLSENYTAVAQTVNLLAEWLIQTGVEPVQVQETVENHLKSLLIKHFDPRKADSIFTEEGETPAWLEQMIAHTTWRDLFYKLAEAHPDCLMLNFTVKLISDAGYQGEITSVSTACQQLEVFSRVLRTSLATILDGGEENLEKNLPEFAKMVCHGEHTYLFAQAMMSVLAQEEQGGSAVRRVAQEVQRFAQEKGHDASQITLALGTAASYPRACQALGAMLSRGALNPADITVLFKMFTSMDPPPVELIRVPAFLDLFMQSLFKPGAKINQDHKHKYIHILAYAASVVETWKKNKRVSIGKDELKSTSKAVETVHSLCCNENKGASELVAELSTLYQCIRFPVVAMGVLKWVDWTVSEPRYFQLQTDHTPVHLALLDEISTCHQLLHPQVLQLLVKLFETEHSQLDVMEQLELKKTLLDRMVHLLSRGYVLPVVSYIRRCLEKLDTDISLIRYFVTEVLDVIAPPYTSDFVQLFLPILENDSIAGTIKAEGEHDPVTEFIAHCKSNFIVVN; from the exons ATGGCGGGCCCAGCGCCGGGTACAATTATGGCAGAAGACTACTTCGGGAATGCTCCGGAGTGGGGCGAAGAGGCGGACGGCGGCCAG CAGCAGGAAGATGATTCCGGAGGAGAGGATGATGCCGAAGTGCAGCAGGAGTGTCTGCACAAGTTTTCCACCCGGGACTACATCATGGAGCCCTCCATCTTCAACACGCTGAAGAG GTATTTCCAGGCAGGAGGGTCTCCAGAAAATGTCATCCAGCTCCTGTCTGAGAACTATACAGCGGTGGCCCAGACTGTGAACCTGCTGGCTGAGTGGCTCATTCAGACAG GTGTTGAGCCAGTGCAGGTGCAGGAGACTGTGGAGAATCACCTCAAGAGTTTACTGATCAAGCATTTTGACCCTCGGAAGGCAGATTCTATCTTCACGGAAGAGGGAGAG ACCCCAGCGTGGCTTGAGCAGATGATAGCACACACCACATGGAGAGATCTGTTTTACAAGCTGGCTGAAGCCCATCCTGACTGCTTGATGCTCAACTTCACTGTGAAG CTCATTTCTGATGCGGGGTACCAAGGGGAGATCACCAGCGTGTCCACAGCCTGCCAACAGTTGGAGGTGTTCTCCAGAGTGCTTCGGACCTCTCTAGCCACAATCTTGGATGGAGGAGAAGAAAACCTTGAGAAAAATCTTCCTGAGTTTGCA AAGATGGTGTGCCACGGGGAGCACACATACCTGTTCGCACAGGCCATGATGTCCGTGCTGGCCCAGGAGGAGCAGGGTGGCTCTGCAGTGCGCAGGGTCGCTCAAGAAGTCCAGCGCTTTGCCCAGGAGAA AGGCCACGACGCCAGTCAGATCACGCTGGCCTTGGGCACGGCTGCCTCCTACCCTCGGGCCTGCCAAGCTCTCGGCGCCATGCTGTCCAGGGGAGCCCTGAATCCTGCGGACATCACAGTCTTGTTCAAGATGTTTACCAGCATGGACCCTCCTCCCGTGGAGCTC ATCCGGGTGCCTGCCTTTTTGGACCTGTTCATGCAGTCACTGTTCAAGCCAGGAGCCAAGATCAACCAGGACCACAAGCACAAGTACATCCACATCCTGGCTTACGCTGCTAGCGTGGTTGAGACCTGGAAGAAG AACAAACGGGTGAGCATTGGCAAGGATGAACTGAAGTCCACATCAAAGGCTGTAGAAACGGTCCACAGTCTGTGCTGTAATGAGAACAAGGGGGCCTCGGAGCTGGTAGCCGAGCTGAGCACACTCTATCAGTGCATCAG GTTCCCAGTGGTGGCGATGGGTGTTCTGAAATGGGTAGACTGGACAGTGTCAGAACCGAGATACTTCCAGCTGCAGACTGATCACACGCCGGTTCACCTGGCCTTGTTGGATGAG ATCAGCACCTGCCACCAGCTCCTGCACCCCCAGGTTCTGCAGCTGCTTGTTAAGCTTTTTGAGACCGAACACTCCCAGCTAGATGTGATGGAGCAG CTCGAGTTAAAAAAGACCCTGCTGGACAGGATGGTGCACCTGCTGAGCCGTGGCTACGTGCTTCCCGTGGTCAGCTATATCCGCAGATGTCTAGAGAAGCTGGACACCGACATCTCGCTGATTCGGTACTTCGTCACTGAG GTTTTGGACGTCATTGCCCCGCCATACACCTCAGACTTTGTACAGCTATTCCTCCCCATCTTGGAAAATGACAGCATCGCGGGTACCATCAAAGCAGAGGGCGAGCATGACCCCGTGACCGAGTTCATTG CCCACTGCAAGTCTAACTTCATCGTGGTGAACTGA
- the Nelfcd gene encoding negative elongation factor C/D isoform X2, with the protein MAGPAPGTIMAEDYFGNAPEWGEEADGGQQEDDSGGEDDAEVQQECLHKFSTRDYIMEPSIFNTLKRYFQAGGSPENVIQLLSENYTAVAQTVNLLAEWLIQTGVEPVQVQETVENHLKSLLIKHFDPRKADSIFTEEGETPAWLEQMIAHTTWRDLFYKLAEAHPDCLMLNFTVKLISDAGYQGEITSVSTACQQLEVFSRVLRTSLATILDGGEENLEKNLPEFAKMVCHGEHTYLFAQAMMSVLAQEEQGGSAVRRVAQEVQRFAQEKGHDASQITLALGTAASYPRACQALGAMLSRGALNPADITVLFKMFTSMDPPPVELIRVPAFLDLFMQSLFKPGAKINQDHKHKYIHILAYAASVVETWKKNKRVSIGKDELKSTSKAVETVHSLCCNENKGASELVAELSTLYQCIRFPVVAMGVLKWVDWTVSEPRYFQLQTDHTPVHLALLDEISTCHQLLHPQVLQLLVKLFETEHSQLDVMEQLELKKTLLDRMVHLLSRGYVLPVVSYIRRCLEKLDTDISLIRYFVTEVLDVIAPPYTSDFVQLFLPILENDSIAGTIKAEGEHDPVTEFIAHCKSNFIVVN; encoded by the exons ATGGCGGGCCCAGCGCCGGGTACAATTATGGCAGAAGACTACTTCGGGAATGCTCCGGAGTGGGGCGAAGAGGCGGACGGCGGCCAG CAGGAAGATGATTCCGGAGGAGAGGATGATGCCGAAGTGCAGCAGGAGTGTCTGCACAAGTTTTCCACCCGGGACTACATCATGGAGCCCTCCATCTTCAACACGCTGAAGAG GTATTTCCAGGCAGGAGGGTCTCCAGAAAATGTCATCCAGCTCCTGTCTGAGAACTATACAGCGGTGGCCCAGACTGTGAACCTGCTGGCTGAGTGGCTCATTCAGACAG GTGTTGAGCCAGTGCAGGTGCAGGAGACTGTGGAGAATCACCTCAAGAGTTTACTGATCAAGCATTTTGACCCTCGGAAGGCAGATTCTATCTTCACGGAAGAGGGAGAG ACCCCAGCGTGGCTTGAGCAGATGATAGCACACACCACATGGAGAGATCTGTTTTACAAGCTGGCTGAAGCCCATCCTGACTGCTTGATGCTCAACTTCACTGTGAAG CTCATTTCTGATGCGGGGTACCAAGGGGAGATCACCAGCGTGTCCACAGCCTGCCAACAGTTGGAGGTGTTCTCCAGAGTGCTTCGGACCTCTCTAGCCACAATCTTGGATGGAGGAGAAGAAAACCTTGAGAAAAATCTTCCTGAGTTTGCA AAGATGGTGTGCCACGGGGAGCACACATACCTGTTCGCACAGGCCATGATGTCCGTGCTGGCCCAGGAGGAGCAGGGTGGCTCTGCAGTGCGCAGGGTCGCTCAAGAAGTCCAGCGCTTTGCCCAGGAGAA AGGCCACGACGCCAGTCAGATCACGCTGGCCTTGGGCACGGCTGCCTCCTACCCTCGGGCCTGCCAAGCTCTCGGCGCCATGCTGTCCAGGGGAGCCCTGAATCCTGCGGACATCACAGTCTTGTTCAAGATGTTTACCAGCATGGACCCTCCTCCCGTGGAGCTC ATCCGGGTGCCTGCCTTTTTGGACCTGTTCATGCAGTCACTGTTCAAGCCAGGAGCCAAGATCAACCAGGACCACAAGCACAAGTACATCCACATCCTGGCTTACGCTGCTAGCGTGGTTGAGACCTGGAAGAAG AACAAACGGGTGAGCATTGGCAAGGATGAACTGAAGTCCACATCAAAGGCTGTAGAAACGGTCCACAGTCTGTGCTGTAATGAGAACAAGGGGGCCTCGGAGCTGGTAGCCGAGCTGAGCACACTCTATCAGTGCATCAG GTTCCCAGTGGTGGCGATGGGTGTTCTGAAATGGGTAGACTGGACAGTGTCAGAACCGAGATACTTCCAGCTGCAGACTGATCACACGCCGGTTCACCTGGCCTTGTTGGATGAG ATCAGCACCTGCCACCAGCTCCTGCACCCCCAGGTTCTGCAGCTGCTTGTTAAGCTTTTTGAGACCGAACACTCCCAGCTAGATGTGATGGAGCAG CTCGAGTTAAAAAAGACCCTGCTGGACAGGATGGTGCACCTGCTGAGCCGTGGCTACGTGCTTCCCGTGGTCAGCTATATCCGCAGATGTCTAGAGAAGCTGGACACCGACATCTCGCTGATTCGGTACTTCGTCACTGAG GTTTTGGACGTCATTGCCCCGCCATACACCTCAGACTTTGTACAGCTATTCCTCCCCATCTTGGAAAATGACAGCATCGCGGGTACCATCAAAGCAGAGGGCGAGCATGACCCCGTGACCGAGTTCATTG CCCACTGCAAGTCTAACTTCATCGTGGTGAACTGA